A single window of Pontibacillus chungwhensis DNA harbors:
- a CDS encoding aminotransferase A: MHHLINPHLQSIQISGIRKFFNMVSGKEGVVSLTIGQPDFPTPQHIKQAGIEAIQHNQTSYTHNAGMLPLREAISQFADQEYGLSYQPETEIITTVGASQAIDLTFRTILTPGDEVILPAPIYPGYEPCIRLAGGHPVHVDTTHTDFKLTVDILDQHITDKTKCIVLPYPSNPTGATLNREEVQALADYLENRDIFVLSDEIYSQLTYDEPHTSIARFKGMKDKTIVINGVSKSHSMTGWRIGYTLAPEWLSKEMLKVHQYNVSCPTSISQHAALRAIKDGKADTEAMRTEYKERLDYVYSRLTKMGVPCTKPGGAFYVFPYFPGLKESSFNFGLDLVEKAKLALVPGDAFSSYGQGYMRISYAYNIDTLKEALDRLEEYLTETALINN; the protein is encoded by the coding sequence GTGCATCATTTAATTAATCCGCACTTACAATCAATACAAATTTCAGGGATCCGAAAGTTTTTTAACATGGTTTCAGGGAAAGAAGGAGTTGTCTCATTAACCATTGGGCAGCCTGACTTCCCAACGCCTCAGCATATTAAACAAGCTGGCATCGAAGCCATACAACATAACCAAACATCTTATACCCATAACGCTGGTATGTTACCTCTTCGAGAAGCTATCTCCCAATTTGCTGATCAAGAATATGGTCTTTCCTACCAACCTGAAACAGAAATCATTACCACTGTAGGGGCTTCACAAGCCATTGATCTTACATTCAGAACCATTTTAACTCCAGGAGATGAAGTCATTCTGCCTGCCCCTATTTACCCAGGGTATGAACCGTGTATCCGTCTTGCAGGTGGACATCCTGTTCATGTAGATACAACTCACACAGATTTTAAATTAACAGTGGATATATTAGATCAACATATTACTGATAAGACAAAATGCATTGTGCTTCCTTATCCATCTAATCCGACAGGAGCCACTTTGAATAGAGAAGAAGTTCAAGCCCTCGCAGACTATTTAGAAAACCGCGATATATTTGTTCTTTCTGATGAAATTTATAGCCAGTTAACCTACGATGAACCACATACATCGATTGCCAGATTTAAAGGAATGAAAGACAAAACCATCGTTATTAACGGCGTATCAAAATCTCATTCTATGACCGGTTGGAGAATTGGTTATACGTTAGCTCCTGAATGGCTTTCAAAAGAAATGCTAAAAGTTCATCAGTATAACGTATCTTGCCCTACTTCTATTAGTCAACACGCTGCCCTCAGGGCCATCAAAGATGGAAAAGCAGACACAGAGGCCATGCGTACAGAATACAAAGAGCGTTTAGATTACGTGTATAGTCGTCTTACAAAAATGGGAGTTCCTTGTACAAAACCTGGTGGCGCTTTTTATGTATTCCCCTATTTCCCTGGTCTTAAAGAAAGCTCATTTAATTTTGGTCTAGATCTGGTGGAAAAAGCAAAGCTAGCCCTGGTTCCAGGAGATGCTTTCTCTTCATACGGGCAAGGTTACATGCGAATATCTTATGCCTATAACATCGATACATTGAAAGAAGCTTTAGACCGATTAGAGGAATACTTGACAGAAACTGCGCTCATAAACAATTAA
- a CDS encoding patatin-like phospholipase family protein, whose amino-acid sequence MEQTGLVLEGGGMRGAYTAGVLDFFLDADLHFPYVVGASAGACNGTSYVARQKGRNYKVLVEYGGHPEYISYKRAITKRELFGMDFIFNKLPNELVPFDYDGFFQHSKKTKFVVGTTDVHTGLPMYYDFFEDGPTLLSLIRASSSLPFIAPMIHHEGKQLLDGGIADPIPISASLQEGNTKHVVISTRNPGYRKDKMKFSWLMKRKFKDYPNLTQALENRHERYNKTVEQVDDLVEQGNAFIIQPKKPLAVSRIERNRDKLHALYQQGYEEAESQYEALQDFLTSSARSVSMK is encoded by the coding sequence ATGGAGCAAACAGGGTTAGTGTTAGAAGGTGGGGGCATGAGAGGTGCTTATACAGCTGGAGTTTTAGACTTTTTCCTAGACGCGGATCTCCACTTTCCTTACGTGGTTGGGGCATCAGCCGGAGCTTGTAACGGTACATCGTATGTCGCAAGGCAAAAGGGACGCAATTACAAAGTGTTAGTAGAGTATGGAGGGCACCCTGAATACATATCCTATAAGCGTGCGATTACGAAACGAGAGCTATTCGGGATGGACTTCATCTTTAATAAACTTCCTAATGAACTTGTACCATTTGATTATGACGGCTTCTTTCAACATTCTAAAAAGACGAAATTCGTGGTCGGTACTACAGATGTCCATACCGGATTGCCAATGTACTATGATTTCTTTGAAGACGGACCTACATTACTATCATTGATCCGTGCTTCGAGTTCCTTGCCTTTTATCGCCCCTATGATCCATCACGAAGGCAAGCAACTGTTGGATGGAGGAATTGCGGATCCAATTCCTATTTCGGCTTCTCTTCAAGAAGGGAATACAAAGCACGTGGTGATTTCCACACGGAATCCTGGATATCGAAAAGATAAGATGAAATTCTCCTGGCTTATGAAACGTAAATTTAAAGATTATCCAAATTTAACTCAGGCACTTGAAAATAGGCACGAACGATATAATAAAACGGTCGAACAAGTAGATGATCTTGTAGAACAAGGAAATGCCTTTATTATTCAACCTAAAAAGCCACTGGCTGTAAGTCGAATCGAAAGGAATCGTGACAAATTACATGCCTTGTACCAACAAGGGTACGAGGAAGCCGAAAGTCAATATGAGGCCTTGCAAGATTTTTTAACGTCTTCTGCTCGTTCAGTTTCGATGAAATGA
- a CDS encoding PLDc N-terminal domain-containing protein has product MLGAATGLGIAGLFLGIIAFVSIALFVLNIITSIWAYRDAQRKGKSKEYAIVVLILTIIFPFIGLIVYYFIRND; this is encoded by the coding sequence ATGTTAGGCGCAGCAACTGGATTAGGGATAGCTGGATTATTTTTAGGTATTATAGCTTTTGTATCGATCGCACTATTTGTATTAAATATTATAACGAGTATTTGGGCATATAGAGATGCGCAACGCAAAGGGAAAAGTAAAGAATATGCGATTGTTGTATTAATATTAACAATTATATTCCCTTTTATTGGGCTAATTGTATATTACTTCATTCGAAATGACTAA
- a CDS encoding aspartyl-phosphate phosphatase Spo0E family protein: MKTSRMEERVGVVVACLLTKVQLLDRIEGVRERMIIVAESQGLTSEESLKLSHELDELINTYHKQNANQK; encoded by the coding sequence TTGAAAACGTCAAGGATGGAAGAGAGGGTGGGAGTTGTGGTTGCTTGCTTATTAACGAAAGTTCAATTGTTAGATCGAATTGAAGGAGTACGAGAGCGTATGATTATAGTTGCGGAAAGCCAGGGGTTAACGAGTGAGGAATCATTAAAACTCAGCCATGAATTAGACGAATTAATCAATACCTATCATAAACAAAATGCAAATCAAAAATAA
- a CDS encoding DUF6254 family protein, protein MSHQKRRKERALRQRKEKQSPHGKVKSFEELSEEQNQDKK, encoded by the coding sequence ATGAGCCATCAAAAACGACGTAAAGAGCGTGCTCTACGCCAAAGAAAAGAAAAACAAAGTCCACATGGCAAAGTTAAAAGCTTCGAGGAACTCAGTGAGGAACAAAATCAAGATAAGAAATAA